One Verrucomicrobiia bacterium genomic window carries:
- a CDS encoding CHAD domain-containing protein has product MKAERIYKHWRKHLKSWCDELEKEWHECRRTGDVESIHRLRVVLRRLRVGLRLGNRWLGRDKVAAFRKWSQRVTNALGPVRDVDVTLEWLAAHSPPAALTQLLQQRRARLWRQARRKLTRLAQVPTRLTDDKPGRVAKKLARRFHRTVAEDRQEVLAFNTPLDTRDTEHWHELRRDLRRIRYLWEMVLTPRERKKDALLKKLLALQELLGNAQNCVAAMQALRPLAQKPEVAAALRQLEQDRRQWLAQAQKALRAFQKSRALRTLDAEH; this is encoded by the coding sequence ATGAAAGCCGAACGCATCTACAAACACTGGCGCAAACACCTCAAATCCTGGTGTGACGAGCTGGAAAAAGAATGGCACGAATGCCGCCGCACCGGCGACGTCGAGTCCATTCACCGCCTCCGCGTGGTCCTGCGTCGCCTGCGGGTGGGCCTCCGCCTGGGCAACCGCTGGCTGGGCAGGGACAAGGTGGCCGCCTTCCGCAAATGGTCCCAGCGCGTCACCAACGCCCTCGGCCCCGTCCGCGATGTGGACGTGACGCTCGAATGGCTGGCGGCCCATTCCCCTCCCGCCGCCCTCACCCAACTGTTGCAACAACGCCGCGCCCGCTTGTGGCGGCAGGCCCGCCGCAAACTCACCCGCCTCGCCCAAGTCCCCACCCGCCTGACCGATGACAAACCCGGCCGCGTGGCCAAAAAACTCGCCCGCCGCTTCCATCGCACCGTGGCTGAGGACCGCCAGGAGGTCCTCGCCTTCAACACCCCCCTGGATACCCGCGACACCGAACACTGGCACGAGCTGCGCCGGGACTTGCGCCGCATCCGCTACCTCTGGGAAATGGTGCTCACCCCGCGGGAACGCAAAAAAGACGCCCTCCTGAAAAAACTGCTCGCCCTGCAGGAGCTGCTGGGCAACGCCCAAAACTGCGTCGCCGCCATGCAGGCGCTCCGGCCCCTGGCCCAAAAACCGGAAGTCGCCGCCGCCCTGCGCCAGTTGGAGCAGGACCGCCGCCAATGGCTGGCCCAGGCCCAAAAAGCCCTCCGCGCCTTCCAAAAAAGCCGCGCCCTCCGCACCCTGGACGCGGAACACTGA
- a CDS encoding DUF86 domain-containing protein has product MSCGKARCCRNSRSSAKRLRLPKAFTERHAGIPWPDIVAFRNIAVHEYFAVDWRILWVTATQEVPLLRSQIARLLEEMGHEP; this is encoded by the coding sequence ATGAGCTGCGGCAAAGCGCGGTGTTGCAGAAACTCACGGTCATCGGCGAAGCGGCTGCGCTTACCCAAGGCGTTCACCGAGCGACATGCCGGAATCCCCTGGCCCGACATCGTCGCCTTCCGCAACATTGCCGTGCACGAATATTTCGCCGTGGACTGGCGCATCCTGTGGGTAACGGCTACGCAGGAGGTGCCGCTGCTGCGAAGCCAGATTGCGCGCCTTTTGGAGGAGATGGGCCATGAGCCATGA
- a CDS encoding endonuclease, giving the protein MRGLWSGAVLGWLAGQLCAQPAPEYYAAAQGRAGRPLREALHQIVRGHTALPYTSSTRTDTRAALAVLWQHPQDTNLLWLTYAQRYQALATYGTASGWNREHRWPNSLGLFSTEPAYSDLHNLHPDDATVNSLRGNKYYDESDPAEADYRQPAHFEAPQCSSDTNSWAPPPEARGDIARALFYMAIRYTGDTLGEPALRLTDETNRIVTGSTSMGRLRTLLGWHRADPPDAAERRRNELIDRLYQHNRNPFVDHPEWVDLTFAPAPEQPPRLGLQVDAQQFCLRWLATNQYCVLETAPTPAGAWVAVEDVPLLTNAHFVVWRTNGFSARAQFFRLRVVE; this is encoded by the coding sequence ATGCGGGGGCTATGGAGCGGGGCGGTCTTGGGCTGGCTGGCCGGGCAACTTTGCGCCCAGCCGGCGCCGGAGTATTACGCCGCCGCCCAGGGCCGGGCGGGCCGCCCGCTGCGGGAGGCGCTGCATCAGATCGTCCGCGGTCACACGGCGCTGCCCTACACCAGCAGCACGCGCACCGACACCCGCGCCGCGCTGGCGGTGCTGTGGCAGCATCCGCAGGACACCAACCTGCTCTGGCTCACCTATGCGCAGCGTTACCAGGCGCTTGCCACTTATGGCACGGCCTCGGGGTGGAATCGCGAGCACCGGTGGCCCAACAGCCTGGGCCTCTTCAGCACCGAGCCGGCCTACAGCGATTTGCACAACCTCCACCCGGACGACGCCACGGTGAACAGCCTGCGGGGCAACAAGTACTACGACGAGAGCGATCCCGCCGAGGCTGACTACCGCCAGCCGGCACACTTCGAGGCGCCGCAATGTTCCAGCGACACCAACTCCTGGGCTCCGCCGCCGGAGGCGCGCGGGGACATTGCCCGCGCGCTGTTTTACATGGCCATACGCTACACGGGCGACACGCTGGGGGAGCCGGCCCTGCGGCTGACGGACGAGACCAACCGCATCGTCACCGGCAGCACGTCCATGGGCCGGCTGCGCACCCTGCTGGGGTGGCACCGCGCCGATCCGCCCGATGCGGCCGAGCGCCGGCGCAACGAGCTGATTGACCGGCTCTACCAGCACAATCGCAACCCGTTTGTGGATCATCCCGAATGGGTGGACCTTACTTTTGCCCCGGCGCCGGAGCAGCCGCCGCGCCTGGGCCTGCAGGTTGACGCGCAGCAATTTTGCCTGCGCTGGCTGGCCACCAACCAATATTGTGTGCTCGAAACCGCCCCCACGCCGGCCGGCGCGTGGGTGGCCGTGGAGGACGTCCCGTTGCTCACCAACGCCCATTTTGTGGTGTGGCGGACGAATGGGTTTTCCGCCCGGGCGCAGTTTTTCCGCCTGCGGGTGGTGGAGTGA
- the hemW gene encoding radical SAM family heme chaperone HemW, whose product MSTTGSVVQHLYVHVPFCARKCEYCAFYSAPGTGEQVQRYVRALERELELVAARLRPRTIFFGGGTPSLLTLAQWHQICRCLERLNLLGAAEWTIECNPATVSPDKARLWRDYGVNRLSLGVQSLDETLLDRLGRVHSRAMVFKTFDLLRRAGFANLNLDLMFAIPGQTMETWQATLREALALGSEHLSCYEVTYEEDTPLYEQMRAGAFDVDEDLADAMYQALCDAAARAGFRQYEVSNFARDLPGAAGRLPHYACQHNVNYWRGGAFLGLGPSAAEFVDGVRTKNWSNTTLYCERLESGRRAIESRDVLTPLQRAGEIAGFGLRMNVGWDFAEFTAVTGFDLRHEWAADLAALVRCGHALQDATSFRLTPRGLRFADAAAERFLR is encoded by the coding sequence ATGAGCACCACAGGCAGCGTTGTCCAACACCTTTACGTCCACGTGCCGTTCTGCGCGCGCAAGTGCGAGTATTGCGCCTTTTACTCCGCCCCCGGCACCGGCGAGCAGGTCCAACGCTACGTCCGCGCCCTGGAGCGCGAGCTGGAGCTGGTGGCCGCCCGCCTCCGGCCCCGCACCATCTTCTTCGGCGGCGGCACCCCCTCCCTCCTCACCCTCGCCCAGTGGCACCAAATCTGCCGCTGCCTGGAGCGCCTGAACCTCCTGGGCGCCGCCGAGTGGACCATCGAATGCAACCCCGCCACCGTCTCCCCCGACAAGGCCCGCCTCTGGCGCGATTACGGCGTCAACCGCCTCTCCCTGGGCGTGCAGTCGCTGGACGAAACCTTGCTTGACCGCCTGGGCCGCGTGCACAGCCGCGCCATGGTCTTCAAAACCTTCGACCTCCTGCGCCGGGCGGGCTTCGCCAACCTGAACCTCGACCTCATGTTTGCCATCCCCGGCCAGACCATGGAAACGTGGCAGGCCACCCTGCGCGAAGCCCTGGCCCTGGGCAGCGAACACCTGAGCTGCTACGAAGTCACCTACGAGGAGGACACCCCCCTCTACGAGCAGATGCGCGCCGGCGCCTTTGACGTGGACGAAGACCTGGCCGATGCCATGTACCAGGCCCTCTGCGATGCCGCCGCCCGCGCCGGCTTCCGCCAGTATGAAGTCTCCAACTTCGCCCGCGACCTGCCCGGCGCCGCCGGCCGCCTGCCCCATTACGCCTGCCAGCACAACGTCAACTACTGGCGCGGCGGCGCCTTCCTGGGCCTCGGCCCCAGCGCCGCCGAATTCGTGGACGGCGTCCGCACCAAAAACTGGAGCAACACCACCCTTTACTGCGAGCGGCTCGAAAGCGGCCGCCGCGCCATTGAATCCCGCGATGTCCTCACCCCCCTCCAGCGCGCCGGCGAAATTGCCGGCTTCGGCCTGCGCATGAATGTGGGGTGGGACTTTGCCGAGTTCACCGCCGTCACCGGCTTTGATCTGCGCCACGAATGGGCGGCCGACCTCGCGGCGCTGGTGCGTTGCGGCCACGCCCTGCAGGACGCCACCAGCTTCCGCCTCACCCCGCGGGGACTGCGCTTTGCCGATGCCGCAGCAGAGCGTTTTTTGCGCTGA
- a CDS encoding nucleotidyltransferase family protein, translating into MKISISLPEAELKHFCRRYRVRQLSLFGSALREDFGPHSDIDVLVEFEPDAAVGFLTLARMARELSALFGRTVDLVPRSGLKPAVREAVLREERVIYAA; encoded by the coding sequence ATGAAGATCAGTATTTCTCTCCCAGAGGCGGAATTGAAGCATTTCTGCCGCCGCTATCGGGTGCGGCAGTTGTCCCTGTTTGGTTCGGCGTTGCGCGAAGATTTCGGTCCGCACAGCGACATAGATGTGCTGGTTGAGTTTGAGCCTGACGCCGCGGTGGGATTCCTCACGCTTGCCCGGATGGCGCGCGAGCTTTCTGCGCTTTTTGGCCGGACGGTGGACCTGGTGCCGCGCAGCGGCCTCAAGCCCGCCGTTCGGGAAGCCGTGCTGCGCGAGGAACGGGTGATCTATGCGGCCTGA
- a CDS encoding rhodanese-like domain-containing protein, protein MAHASVMHLGRWLLMGGLLLPALLSAAGGPEVAQLNAREFARRAAEPGVVLLDVRTAREVKNGRIQGAVHLDLTAPDFEERLARLDKQATYLVYCASGVRSARACQKLQAMGFPRAFNLQGGLLAWQAAGLPLEK, encoded by the coding sequence ATGGCGCACGCTTCCGTCATGCACCTGGGCCGCTGGCTCCTCATGGGGGGCCTGCTGCTGCCCGCCCTCCTGTCCGCCGCCGGCGGGCCGGAGGTGGCCCAACTCAATGCCCGCGAGTTCGCCCGCCGCGCCGCCGAGCCGGGGGTGGTGCTCCTGGACGTCCGCACCGCGCGCGAAGTCAAAAACGGGCGCATCCAGGGCGCCGTGCATCTGGACCTCACCGCGCCCGATTTCGAGGAGCGCCTGGCGCGCTTGGACAAACAGGCCACCTACCTCGTCTATTGCGCCTCCGGCGTCCGCAGCGCCCGCGCCTGCCAGAAGCTCCAGGCCATGGGCTTCCCCCGCGCCTTCAATCTCCAGGGCGGCCTGCTGGCCTGGCAGGCGGCCGGCCTGCCGCTGGAAAAATAA
- a CDS encoding nucleotidyltransferase family protein — MNPAMALPREVIAEFCRRHHIRRLAVFGSALRADFRPDSDIDILVEFEPGHVPGLFGMARLERELSAVLGGRRVDMRTPEDLSRYFRGEVLNEAEVQYAQG, encoded by the coding sequence ATGAATCCGGCCATGGCTCTGCCCAGAGAAGTCATTGCGGAGTTTTGCCGGCGTCATCACATCCGGCGGCTGGCGGTATTTGGCTCGGCGTTGCGTGCTGATTTCCGGCCGGACAGTGATATTGATATTCTTGTGGAGTTTGAGCCGGGGCATGTTCCGGGACTGTTTGGCATGGCCCGGCTGGAGCGGGAGCTGTCGGCGGTGCTGGGCGGCCGGCGGGTGGACATGCGCACGCCGGAGGATTTGAGCCGGTATTTTCGCGGGGAAGTTTTGAACGAGGCGGAGGTGCAATATGCGCAAGGATGA
- a CDS encoding type I restriction-modification system subunit M, with protein MTNLSTLETWLWDAACAIRGPVDAPKFKDYILPLVFLKRLSDVFDDEIARLSAQFGNEKTVHSLLDQERARGKVQLVRFYVPQNARWEAIRRQTTGVGQYLTDAVRAVARENPRLSGVIDMVDFNATAAGQRILSDEHLAALIEVLSRHRLGLKDVEPDILGRAYEYLLRKFAEDQGQSAGEFYTPREVGILMARLLEPEPSMTVYDPACGSGGLLIKCHLRLLERCGEQENGRLKLPTAVAPLRVFGQEINPATFAMARMNAVIHDIEADIRIGDTMRQPAFKDRAGALQTFDLVVANPMWNQKFAQELYENDPFERFRYGAPPSSSADWGWLQHMLASLNGRGRMAVVLDTGAVSRGSGNQGSNRERDIRKAFVEADLIEAVVLLPENLFYNTTAPGVIIVINRQKRRSGEILLINASQLYAKGRPKNYLADEHIEAIAGIYRGWEPRPGLSAVITREEAARNDYNLSPSRYVSTNGREEVLPLEEAVVQLEEAEEERAEAERALREVLLQLGLRPTEKVI; from the coding sequence ATGACAAACCTTTCAACTCTTGAAACATGGCTATGGGACGCGGCCTGCGCCATCCGCGGGCCGGTGGACGCGCCCAAGTTCAAGGACTACATCCTGCCGCTGGTCTTCCTTAAGCGCCTGTCGGACGTGTTCGACGACGAAATCGCCCGCCTTTCAGCGCAATTCGGCAATGAGAAGACCGTGCACTCGCTGCTGGACCAGGAGCGGGCACGTGGAAAGGTGCAGTTGGTGCGGTTCTACGTCCCGCAAAACGCCCGTTGGGAGGCGATTCGCCGCCAGACCACCGGCGTCGGTCAGTACCTGACCGACGCGGTGCGCGCGGTCGCACGCGAAAATCCGCGGCTCTCCGGCGTGATTGACATGGTGGATTTCAACGCCACCGCGGCTGGTCAGCGCATTCTTTCTGATGAACACCTCGCCGCGCTGATCGAGGTGCTCTCGCGGCATCGCTTAGGACTGAAGGACGTGGAGCCGGACATCCTCGGCCGCGCCTACGAGTACCTGCTGCGCAAGTTTGCCGAGGATCAAGGGCAGTCTGCCGGTGAGTTCTACACCCCGCGCGAGGTTGGCATTCTGATGGCGCGCCTTCTGGAGCCAGAGCCAAGCATGACAGTCTACGACCCCGCCTGCGGCTCTGGCGGCCTGCTCATCAAGTGCCATCTGCGTCTCCTTGAGCGATGTGGGGAGCAGGAAAACGGCCGGCTGAAGCTGCCGACTGCGGTTGCCCCGTTGCGCGTCTTTGGGCAGGAGATCAACCCGGCCACCTTCGCTATGGCGCGCATGAACGCCGTCATCCACGACATTGAGGCGGACATCCGCATCGGCGATACCATGCGCCAGCCCGCTTTCAAGGACCGCGCCGGGGCCCTGCAAACCTTCGACCTGGTGGTGGCGAACCCTATGTGGAACCAGAAGTTCGCGCAGGAACTCTACGAGAACGATCCCTTCGAACGTTTCCGCTACGGCGCGCCGCCTTCCTCCTCTGCCGATTGGGGCTGGCTGCAGCATATGCTTGCTTCGCTGAATGGACGCGGGCGCATGGCTGTGGTGCTCGATACCGGCGCGGTCAGCCGTGGCAGCGGCAACCAAGGCTCCAACCGCGAGCGCGACATCCGCAAGGCGTTTGTGGAAGCCGACCTCATCGAGGCGGTGGTCTTGTTACCGGAAAACCTGTTTTACAACACCACCGCACCCGGCGTGATCATCGTCATCAATCGCCAGAAGCGCCGATCCGGCGAAATTTTGCTCATCAACGCCAGCCAGCTCTATGCCAAAGGCCGGCCAAAGAACTACCTGGCGGACGAGCACATTGAAGCCATCGCCGGCATCTACCGCGGCTGGGAGCCACGCCCGGGCCTGTCGGCCGTCATCACCAGGGAGGAGGCCGCGCGCAACGACTACAACCTCTCGCCCAGCCGCTACGTGAGCACCAACGGCCGCGAAGAGGTGCTGCCGCTGGAGGAAGCCGTGGTGCAGTTGGAAGAAGCCGAAGAAGAACGCGCTGAAGCTGAACGCGCGTTGCGCGAGGTACTGCTTCAGCTCGGACTTAGGCCAACAGAGAAAGTGATATGA
- a CDS encoding DUF86 domain-containing protein, which yields MRKDDTVRLRHMLDAAEEALSFARDARRNDLERDRKLTLALVKDIEIIGEAAWQVSEGTRSQWPEIPWLDIIGMRHRLVHAYFDINLDVLWQTVQQDLPPLIQALRRALGEK from the coding sequence ATGCGCAAGGATGACACGGTGCGCCTGCGCCACATGCTGGACGCGGCGGAGGAGGCCCTGAGCTTTGCGCGTGACGCCCGGCGCAACGATTTGGAGCGGGACCGCAAGCTCACTCTGGCGCTGGTGAAAGATATCGAGATCATCGGTGAAGCGGCCTGGCAGGTATCCGAGGGAACGCGCTCTCAATGGCCGGAAATCCCGTGGCTGGATATTATTGGGATGCGCCATCGGTTGGTGCATGCCTATTTCGACATCAACCTGGATGTGCTCTGGCAAACCGTGCAACAAGACCTGCCGCCGCTCATCCAGGCTCTCCGACGGGCGCTCGGCGAAAAGTGA
- a CDS encoding cold-shock protein yields the protein MASGKVKWFNSVKGYGFIENENGPDIFVHHTAILGAGYKELMAGEVVHFELVSGEKGPKAVNVQRQTPRSRP from the coding sequence ATGGCCAGCGGCAAAGTGAAATGGTTCAACAGCGTCAAAGGGTACGGTTTCATCGAGAACGAAAACGGGCCGGACATCTTCGTGCATCACACCGCCATCCTCGGCGCGGGTTACAAGGAGCTGATGGCCGGCGAGGTCGTGCATTTTGAACTGGTGTCCGGCGAGAAAGGCCCCAAGGCCGTCAACGTGCAACGCCAGACGCCGCGCTCTCGCCCCTGA